Part of the Coriobacteriaceae bacterium genome is shown below.
AAGCTCACGGGTGCCGAGGCAATGATTTCCAGTGCCGATACGGTAACGTATACGTTGAGCTTGCAGCAGCGCCAGGATGATGGCTCGTATGCTCAGGTCAGCGGTATCAAAAATTACATTACGGTGCTCGGTAGCGACAAGTTGGCTAACGGCTCTTTGAGCGCCGATGGCAAGAATTACGTATTTACTGATGGCAAGGGGACTGGCGGCGCGTTCGCCACGCGCGACGGCAACAGCCTTGCCTTTGAGCATGCTTTCCGCGTTAAGGTGAACACGGATGTTGAGGGCAAGCGCCAAACTTATGCCAACTACCGCTTGGTGCTTACGGCCAATATTATGACCGGCAACGTTGTCAACGACACACCGGTCAACGCTAGCAACCTTGATGGCTATTCGCACTCCGACTACGTGACGTACACGCTGGCGCGCATCAACACCAAGGGCATTCCCCATGAGACGAAAACCAACTAGCCACGCGAGGGGCGGCAACCACCCGGTTGCCGCCCTTTTTTCTTGTTCGCCTGGCCTGCTGCTGCCCCAGCTACCCACCAACTTTCCAACTTTCCACTCAGCTTTCCACCTAAGGTGGAAAGCTGGAAAGTAAGTGGAAAGTTGACATGTTAGATGCGGGCTGAAGAGGGGTTAATAATTACACAAAGCATACCAGCCAAACAAAAAGATACCAATCTGGTTGGTAAAACACCGTCAATGGGCCGCGAGCCAACTAGCTGCGTAAATAAAACCTAAAGAACTGTTGCAAATGAATGGCAAATGCCCAGATGCCACCGCTGCAATTTTCAATTAACTGTTACGCGCAAACAGCAAAATGCTACTATCTAACAAGCACGTAAGAAAGCAGATTAACGGTTAAGGCTAAGAAGTGGCAGGTATGTCGGAAGCAACTAGGACTCGCACGCATGCGCCCGAGGTTAGGCAGCGCGCCGTCGAGACCCTCCAAGAGGGGGTCGGTCATCGCGCCCTCGCCGCAAAGCTTGGCATTCCCCAGGCCACGGCTCGTCAGTGGGCCCGCGCATATGCCGTGGGCGGTGCCGACGCCGTGCTCAATGCAGGTGCTCGTCATCACACCTATTCGTTCGACGTAAAGCTCGCCGTGGTTAAGGACCGTTTGGAAAACGGTCTGACGGTTCGCGAGGCCATGATCAAGCACGGGATTCCCAGCGAGTCTTCGGTTAAGGCCTGGTGCCGCCAGTATCGCGAGAGCGGTGAATCTGCGCTGGTCGATAAGCCGCGCGGTCGCAAGCCGCGCGTTAAAAAGGCGGAATAGCAAACGGGATGGTGCGCCCACAGGGGCGCATTTTTCTTGCCGCCCCTCTACTCCAATGCGGACAGACTCCTTACCCCGTACGTCTAAAACTCCCCAGTTGGCCGAAAACCTGCCGCCGCTACTCCTCAACTGAGCTATAACGTTAAACAATTGCAGCGTTTTTGCATGGGGGAGTGATGGTATGACGCTACTGTATTTCCTTACCCTGTTTCCGCTGGTACCGGCGCTGGGCATGCTGCTCACGCGAGGTGACCGCGCCCGCGATGCAGTGGGGCTCATAGGCTCCGGCATCATTATGGTGGTGACAGTTGTAGTCGCCGTCATGTTTTTTGGAACGGGTCCGCAGAGCTTTGAGGTTGCCCCCGGCACCTCGCACGTGCTCTCCGTCATCAGCTCCGTCATCGACGTCATCCTGTGTGCCGTCATCCTGTACAACGCGTACAAATATAGGAACGCGCTCACCACGGTGCTCGGCATAGTCCAGCTGGTGGGCTCGCTCGTCTTTGCAGCCATGACGCTGCCCGCGGCCGAAGCCGTCACGGCGACGCCGCTCTACCTGGATTACATGAGCGTGATCATGGTCCTCGCCATTGGCATTGTCGGCAGCCTTATCTGCGTGTATGCCCTGGGCTACATGAAGGACTTCCAGGCCCACGACGAGCACGAGGCCGCGCTGCGCAGGCAAACCGCGCCCGACCGTCGCCCGCAGTTCTTGGCGCTCATGTTCCTGTTCCTCTCGGCCATGTTCGTCATCGTGATAAGCGACAACCTTGAGTGGCTGTTCTGCGGCTGGGAAATCACCACCGTGTGCTCGTTCCTTATGATTGGCTACACGCGCACGCCCGAGGCCATCAAGAACGCCTTTACCCAAATCATCCTCAACATGCTGGGCGGCATCGCGTTTTTGGTCGGACTCATGTACCTGCACGTTAACGGCATGCCGCTGACCATCTCGGGCATGATCGAGCTTTCCGGCACCGGAACCGCGCAGTCCGCGCTGCTGGTGATGCCGGTCATTCTGCTGTCGCTCGCCGCACTCACCAAGGCCGCACAGATGCCGTTCCACACTTGGCTGTTGGGTGCCATGGTTGCACCCACTCCCACGAGCGCCCTGCTGCACTCGTCAACCATGGTCAAAGCCGGCGTGTTTCTGATGGTCAAGCTGAGCCCACTCTATGCCATCTATCCCGTGACCGGCTTTATGGTCACGAGTGTGGGCGCCATCACGTTTTTGCTCGCTGCCCTCATGGCCATCTCGCAGAGCAATGCCAAACGCGTGCTCGCGTACTCCACCATTTCCAACTTGGGCCTCATCAACGCCTGCTTGGGTGTCGGCGCGCCCGAGGCCGTGTGGGCCGCCATCTTCCTGATCCTGTTCCACACGGTGGCAAAGTCGCTGCTGTTCCTGTGCGTGGGCACGGCCGAGCATCATATCGGCAGCCGCGATATCGAGGACATGGATGGCATGTTCAGCCGCATGCCGCACCTGACGCGCCTGATGATGCTGGGCATCATGGGCATGTTTGTGGCGCCGTTTGGCATGCTCGTGTCCAAGTGGGGCGCCCTGGTGGCATTTGCGCAGACCGGCAACGTGCTCATGATCATGGTGCTTGCCTTTGGCTCGGCCGCGACGTTTTACTTCTGGGGCAAGTGGCTTGCTAAGCTTTCGGGCGTCGATCCCACGGCTCAAAACGTTGAGGTCAATGTCCATAAGACCGAATGGATGGCGCTCAACACCATCGCCGCGCTGCTGATTCTGTGCTGCGTGGCGTTCCCGGTTATCTCGAGCGGTCTGGTGTCGCCCTACCTCGCCATGGTGTTTGGCCGCGTGCCGTACGTTATTGGCAAGGACGCCATGTATCTGATGGTGGTCATCGTGGCGTTTATCGCCGTGGTGCTGCTGACTTCATTCCGCGTGAGCAACAAACCGCACGTCAACGTATATCTTTCGGGTGTGGGAACCGACAATTACCGTCATTTCCGCGGCTCGATGGGACGCGAGGTGAAGGCCGAAAAGCGCAATTGGTACTCGGAGGACGCCCTTGGCGAGAAGCGTATTGGCCCCGCGGGTAGTGTTGTTTGCTGTGCCATCATCCTGTTTGCGCTGCTGTGCTGCGCGTGGATTGGGCCCGAGAGACTCGCCATGAGTGCGCCCTCGGTGCTGCGCGGCAAGTATTTTGAAGGCTCGGGCGTCGTGGGCATTTTTATTGGCACCGTGGCGTTTGCCTTGATTGCGCCGCTTGTGGGCGGCCTGATCGACGGCGTTGACCGCAAACTTTCGGCTCGCATGCAGGGCCGCGTGGGCCCGCGCTTGCTGCAGCCCTTCTACGACGTTGCCAAGCTGCTGCGCAAGGCTCCCGCCAGCGTAAACACCATGGACGATACTTATATGGCATGCGCGCTCATCTTTACCGTGGTGGGCGGCGGCATCTTTGTGTCGGGCTCCAACACGCTGTTATGCGCCTTTATGGTGACGCTTGCCGCGATCTTTGTGGTGCTGGCGTCCGCCTCGACGCAAAGCCCGTTTGCCCAGGTCGGTGCCGACCGCGAGCTGCTGCAGGTTATGAGTTACGAGCCCGCCGTTCTGCTGATGAGCGTGGGCCTGTACCTTGCCACCGACAGCTTTGATTCCATTGCCGTGACGGGGCAGTCGGCCCCCATCATCGTGTACAGCGCGCCCATTTTCCTTGCGCTGCTCGCGGTGCTCACCATCAAGCTGCGCAAGTCGCCGTTCGATCTTTCGTACTCGCATCACGCGCATCAGGAGATTGTCCAGGGCGTCGCCACCGAGATGAGCGGCGGCACGCTGGCCAAGATGACCCTTATGCACTGGTGCGAGACCGTGCTGTTTTTGATGTGGGTGGGCATGTTCTTTGTCTGGGACAACCCGGTGAGCTGGGTCGTAGCCCTGGTCGTGATGGCCGCGACGTATTTTGTCGAGGTGCTGATCGACAACACCTTCGCACGCAGTACCTGGCGTAGCTGCTTTAAGCTCGGCTGGGGCGTGGCACTGGTGTTTGGCCTGCTCAACCTTATGCCCATCCTCGTCGACGTGTTTATTTAGGAGGCGGCATCCATGGATCATAAAATGTCGCGCTCGCCGTGGGTTATTCATTACGACGGCTCGAGCTGCAACGGATGCGATATCGAGGTGCTGGCCTCGCTCACGCCGCTGTTCGATGCGGAGCGCTTTGGCGTGGTCAACACCGGCAATCCCAAGCATGCGGACATCTTTTTGGTGACGGGGTCGGTCAATGCCCAGAACCTGCCCGTCGTGCGCCAGATCTACAACCAGATGCTCGAGCCCAAGTGCGTGGTGGCGTGCGGCATCTGCGCGTGCTCGGGCGGCGTGTTTCGCGATGCCTACAACGTGATCGGCGGCGTGGACCGCGCGATTCCCGTGGACGTGTACGCGCCCGGGTGCGCCATTCGCCCCGAGACCGTGATCGATGCCATTGTGGAGGCGTGCGGCATCCTTGATCAGAAGGAGACCGTGATGCGTGCCGGCGGCGACCCGCTTACCGTAGGCGGCGCTGCTACCTGGGACGGTGGCGTTGAGCTGGGCGAGGACGGGTTTGTGGCTGCGGTGGCCGGGACTGATGGTGCCGGTGACGCGCCTGTCGGGAAGCCCGCCGCGCCCGCCGCTGCGAAGGAGGCCGAGTAATGCAAAAGGCAATCTATACCACCGTCGGGATCGACGAGCTCCTGGCGCATGTGCAGGCGCTCAAGGGCGCCGGCGCGCGCTTTGTACAGATGCATGCCGAGCGCTGTGTGGACGACGGATCGTATCGCCTGGTCTATACGTTTATCAACGTCCGCGCTGCGCAAGAGCAGATCGCGCGGGACGGAAACTATGCGATTGAGAACCTGGTGGTCGAGGGTATCGACCAGTACCAGGAGATTCCGTCCATCAGCTCGTATTACCCCGCGGTGTTCCCGTTTGAGAACGAGGCCCACGACCTGTTTGGTCTTGCCGTCACCGACATGCAGATTGACTTTAAGGGCTTTTTCTACCAGGTCTCGACGTCTGAACCCATGAGCGTTATCACGCCCGAGGTGAAGGCCGCGCGCGAGAAGGCCATGAAGGTCCGCGCCGCCGCCGAGGCCAAGGCGCGCAAGGCCGCTGCCGAGAAGGCCGCCGCTGCTGCGGGGGAGGGCGCTGGCGGTGCCGCGGGCGCTGCTGCCGCCCAGCCCGCTGCGGCTGCCGGCTCCGATGCTCAGCATGACGATGCCGCTGCGAAGGCCGCGCTCAAGGCCGCCGAGCTGGAGGCAAAGCTCGCCGCCATGGATCCCGAGAAAGCGGCCAAGGTCCGCGCGGCGCTTGCAGCCAAGGCCGCCCGCGACAAGCAGAAAAAGGAGGCGTAAGGTCCATGGCACATCGCTCCGTTATCCCGTTTGGCCCGCAGCACCCGGTGCTGCCCGAGCCGCTTCATCTGGACCTGGTGATCGAGGACGACCGCGTCATCGAGGCAATTCCGCAGATCGGCTTTGTGCACCGCGGACTCGAGAAGCTCACCGAAAAGCGTGACATGCACCAGTTTGGCTACATCGCCGAGCGCATCTGCGGCATTTGTGCCGTGGGTCACAGCTGCGGCTATGCCAGCGCCTGCGAACGCATGCTTGACATCGAGGTGCCCGGCCGCGTGCAGTATATCCGCACCATTCTGCATGAGCTTTCGCGCATTCACTCGCACCTGCTGTGGCTGGGCCTGCTCGCCGATGCCTTTGGCTTCGAGGCGCTGTTCTATCGTTCGTGGACCCTGCGCGAGCAGATTCTCAAGATCTTTGAGAGCACCTGCGGCGGGCGCGTGATCCTTTCGATTAACGAGATCGGCGGCCTTAAGCACGACATCGAGGACTCCGAGCTGGCGGGTATTGTCCAGACGCTCGATGCCATGCGCCCCGACTACGAGGCCCTGGTGCATACGTTTTTGGACGACGACAGCTGCGGCGAGCGCCTGCATGGCGTGGGCGTGATCAGCAAGAAGGACGCGCTGGATCTGTCGATGGTCGGCCCGTTCGGTCGCGCCTCGGGCGTGGATTACGACGTGCGCATGCTCGGCGACGGCGCCTATGCGGATCTGGCCGCGTTTGAGCCCGTCGTTGCTGCCGATGGCGATTGCTATGCCCGCTGCCAGGTGCGCTGTGCCGAGGTCACGCAGGCCATGGACATCATTAAGGAGCTTGTGGGCAAGATTCCGCACGACGGTATCGGCGGGCGTACCAAGCTCACGCCGGCCGACGGCGCGCGCGGCGAGGTTGTGATTGAGCAGCCGCGCGGCGAGGCGTATTACTATGTGCGCGGCAACGGCACCAAGAACCTGGACCGCTTCCGCGTGCGCACGCCGACGTCGCAGAACCTGGCGGGTCTGACGCATGCGCTGCAGGGCGTGCTCCTTGCCAACGTGCCCATGATTATCCTGACCATCGACCCCTGCATTAGCTGCACGGAAAGGTAGGCGCGGCATGAGTTTACTGACATTTGCCAAGACGGCCTTGGGTTCTATGGTCAAGCAGCCGGTAACGGTGTGCTATCCGCAGGAGAAGCTGACGGCGCCCGAGCGCTTGCGCGGGCATATCGTCAATGACATGGACGTGTGCATTTGCTGCGGCATGTGCGCGAGCCGTTGCCCGGCGGGCGCGCTCGCGGTCGATCGCAAGGGCGGTACCTGGTCGATTGACCCGTACGCCTGCGTGGTGTGCGGCGAGTGCATCGAAAGCTGCCCCAAACATTGCCTGAGCATGGACACCGCCCGCACTCCAGTTGCGGCGGACAAGACTCCCACGGTAGAAACTAAGTCGGAGTAGCGCTGGAATAGAGCTGGAATAGGGGCCGGTGGGGCAAAATTGCCCCACCGGCCCCGCGCGTGAACGCGCGGCTGGGCCGCCGCGAACAAAACTATGCCGGATTACGGGGCTGGATTGCGAACCTCCGACCATATCGAAAACCGCGAAATTAAAACTGCAGGTAGACGAACCGTCATTTTGCAGAAAACGCGGGTATGGATGAGGGCCCCGACTTTAGCCCCGTAATCCGGCATAGTTTTGAAATGCCACCATATCAGTACCAGCCCCTGATCTCCCGTGGACAGAGGGAAACGGATCATTTTGGTCCCGCGAGGCTTGCGGAGGCACTCGTGCAGGGCCGCCCGAACAAAACTATGTCGGTTTACTACGATGAATTCGACATTCCCGACCATGACTGCATTTTTCTAAATATTGCAAGCGCTCTACCTGCGGTTTTGCAAGCGCGCAATTTGCTGTGGTTGAAGGTTGGCGATTCATCGTAGTAATCCGGCATAGTTTTGAAATGGCGTTAAATCGGTAGCAGCGATTTTGCTATGCCGGGGGGCTCGGTCTTTGGGCAACTACCCTCGCAGGTAGGCGATGGCGATCTGCGTGCGGTTGCGCAGGCCCATTTTGGCAAGGATCGAGCTGATGTGGTTGCGCACTGTGCCTTCGCCCATATAAGCGGTGGCGGCAATCTCCTTGTTGTCGAGGCCGCGGGCGATGAGCTCGGCGACTTCGAACTCGCGGTCGGTCAGGCTGACAAAGGCCGCGGGCCGGCGGGTCGCGCCGGCCTCGACGTCCGCCCCATCAAAGTTGATATCCTCGATCGCCTTACCTTCGAGTACGCGTTTGCCATCCATGACCTGCGCTAACGCTGGCGGAATGGCGGCGACATCGGTTTTGATCAGGTAGCCGCGGGCACCCAGTTTGAGCGCCGACACAATGTACTCGTCATCCGGGAATGTCGTCAGAAACACCACGCGCGCCGCAGGGTCGCGCTCGAGGATCTCGCGTGCCGCCGATAGGCCGTCGCGTCCTGGCATCTGAATGTCGAGCAGCGCGATGTCGGGTGAGTACTCGGTGTAGAGCGCCACCGCATCGTTGCCGTTGGCGCCGGTACCCACCACCTCGATCTGCGGCTGGGCGCCCAGGATAATCTTGAGCGAATCGACCACCAAGCGGTCGTCGTCGACAACGATGAGCCTCATCGGTCCTCATCTCCTTGCTGTTTGGGAACGGTGGCAAACACGCGCCAGCCGCCGACGCCGGCGCGCGGACCGGCGGTGAAGGTGCCGCCAAGCGCCTCGATGCGCTCGCGCATGGAGGCGAGCCCCATGCCCTCCGCGGCGCCACGGCCGATTGCTTGGACCCCGCCCACGCCATCGTCGGTAACGATGAGCTGGTAAAACGACGGATGCTCCATGCACCGTACGGTGGCAGTATGGGCGCAAGCGTGGCGCATGGTGTTGGAGAGCGCCTCGCGCAGGACCGCCGCAAAGCAGTTCGCGACGTTTGCGGGCGCATGTTCGGTCATAACTTCAAGCTCAATCTGCGGGCCGCCGTCCGAGCGCGCGCCTTCAACAATGCGTTCGAGCTGCACGGAAAGGTCGACGGCGTTGTCGTTGAGCGCGTGGACGCTGGTGCGCACAAGCTGGAGCGCCTCGTCAACCGTGCGTTTGACGTCGGCGAAATCGACGGCGACGCCGGGCTCGTCGGCGTGGATCACGCGCAGGGCTTCGGCTTGTAGCGAGGCACGCGTGAGCTGGTGTCCGACGTTATCGTGGATTTCGCGCGCGATGCGGGCGCGTTCGGCGAGCGTCGCGAGCTCGACTTCGTAGTCCTGGCGGTCGGCAAGATCGCGGTTGCGCGCCTCCAGCGCCAGAGCTCGTTCTTGCAGCTCGTCGCGGATACGGCGCATGCGCTGCTGTTCGCGCTCCAACTGGGCGGTACGTAGCGATAACAAGGTGGCGGCAACCGAAAGGATGGTGGTCAGCAGGAGCGTTCGGGCGGTGAGCTCGTCGGCGCGAAGGTCCGCGACAAGCGCAAAGGTAAAGACGGAGCCAATGCTCAGTGCGATCCAGGCGTGCTCGCGGCGCACGCGTCGCGCGATGTCATAGAGGGCGAGAGGCGCAAACGGCACAAACGGCGGCACGAAGACAGCCGCGATGATGTAAGCGTAACTCGCGGCCTCGCTTACGCGGCGCGTGCGTTCCCCCTGTGCGACCTCGGCCAGCGAGGTGGCAATAATGCCAAGGCAAAACGCCGCGACCAGGCGAGCGTCCACAGCAAGACCCATGGCGGCCGCAATACAGCACGCCAGCACGATCGATTTGTCGAAAAGCCTGTTCATACGGGTATTGTACGCGAAGCCGCGCGTGGTGGAGGGACCGCCTGCGCAACTGTGACATTCCTCCCACGCGGCAAAGCGGCGTCGATCGCTCGCGCGAGCGGGGGTTTTCACCTCTGCCCCCTCGCACTCGTGACAAAGCTCACTGGCGCGCGCCGGCGGCTCCTGCGATGATGCAATCGTACCGGGCTGCAATCAACAGAAGGGCCGCCTCATGACAGACATCGTCCACGTCGAAAACCTCGTCAAGCGCTACGACGATCTTATCGCGCTCGACCACTTTAACCTGAGCATCGCCCCCGGCGAGATCTTTGGCCTGCTCGGACCCAACGGCTCGGGCAAGACCACGTCCATCAACTGTATTCTGCAGCTGCTCGCTTACGACAAGGGCACCATCGAGCTGTTCGGCGAGCCCATGACACCCGCCCGCTACGACCTCAAGCGCCGCATCGGCGTGGTGCCGCAGCAGGTGGCGGTATTCGACGAGCTCACGGTGCGCGAGAACATCGACTATTTCTGCAGCCTCTACGTCAACGACCGCAAGCGCCGCCGCGCGCTGGTGGACGAGGCGATCGACTTTGTCGGGCTGGGCGACTTTACCAAGTTCCGCCCCGGCAAGCTCTCGGGTGGCCTGGCGCGTCGCCTCAACATCGCCTGCGGTATCGCGCACAAGCCCGAGCTCATCTTTTTTGACGAGCCCACGGTGGCGGTCGACCCGCAGAGCCGCAACGCCATCCTGGAGGGCATCTGCCGCCTGCGCGACGAGGGCGCCACGGTGGCGTATACCAGCCATTACATGGAGGAAGTCGAGCAGATCTGCAGCCGCATCATGATCATGGACGGTGGGCGCGTGCTGGCACAGGGCACCAACGACGAGCTCAAGCGCATGATCCAGATGGGCGAGCGCGTGACCGTCGAGGTCGGCGCCGTCGAGCCCGTCACGGTCAAGCGGCTGCGCGCCCTCGAGCACGTGCTCAGCGTCGAGCTGTCCGGCGGCGAGCTCGTCTGCACCTGCGAGGCGAGCCCACACAATCTGGTTGACATCCTCGACACGCTGCGCGCCGCCGACGTGGCACTCGGCCGCGTGTGGAGCGAGCCGCCGACCCTCAACGACGTGTTTCTTGAGATCACCGGCCGCGAGCTGCGCGACTAGGGGGCGGCCATGTTCAACACCATTATCATTACGGTCAAGACGCTGCTGCGCCGGCCGAGCACGTGGGTTTGGGGCGCGATCTTTCCCATTGCGCTTTCAACGATGTTCATGTTTATGTTTGCGAACCTGAGCTCCGACGGCAAGGTCGACCCGGTGCCGGTAGCCGTCGTGGCTGACGAGGCCTGGGACGCCTCGACCTTTAAGGACGTGGCGACGTCGCTTGCCAAGGAAGGCGACGACCAGCTGCTCGAGATCCACGAGTGCGACGATGCAGCCGATGCGAACCGTGCGCTTAAGGCCGGCGAGGTCGCGGGCATCTATACGGTCGACGACGCGGGCACGCCCAACCTCACGCTGCTTTCGAGCTATGACAACTCGCGTGCGTCGTCGGTGCTCACCGACCGCAGCATTTTGGAGACGGTGGCAAGCTCGTATACGCAAAATGCCGAGCTCATGTCCCAGATTGCCCAGGACAACCCGGCGGCGCTCGCCGACCCGGAGGCGGTTGCGCGCGCCCTGTCGCTCGAGGGTGGCACCCGCCGCGTAAGCCTGACACGCACCACGCCCGATGGCACGGTCATTTACTACTACGCGCTCTTTGGCCTGGTCGCGATGATGTCTGCCGAGTTTGCCGCCTTGAGCGTCGTCGATCTGCAGCCCAATCTGTCGGGCCTTGGTGCGCGTCGCTGCGTGGGCGGTCTTTCCAAGACGACGTCGCTGGCCGGCATTTTTGTCGGCTCGTGGCTGGTCTCCTTTGCCTCGATGGCAATCGCGATCGGCTACGTGCGCCTGGTCGTGGGCGTCGACTTTGGCGGGCGCGAGGGGCTGTGTCTGGTGGGCGGTGCCGCCTCCGCGCTTGCCGCCACGGGCCTGGGACTCTTTGTGGGCACGCTTCCCGTTAAGGGCGGCAAGGCGTCCAAGTCCGGCATCCTTACGGGCTTTGCCACCACGTGCGCTTTGTTCGCCGGGCTCTACGGTGAACCGGCGATGGCGCTTGCCGATGACGTTGCCCGCGCCTGCCCGGCCGAATGCTGGCTCAACCCCGTCAAGCTCATCTGCGACATGTTCAACCGCCTGTATTTCTTTGAGGACTTGGGCCCCTTTGCCGTTCGCGCCGGCGCGCTGGTCCTTATGGCGCTGCTGTTCGTTGCCGCCGCCACGCTGATCTTTGGAAGGAGCCGCTATGAGCACCTTTAAGACCGCGCTTCGCATGGCGCTGGCGCACCCGTTCTACCTGCTCATCTACACGGTGTTCATCTCACTGATGGGCGTATTCATCGCGGCATCGGTGAGCTGGAACTCGTCGCAGCTTACCGAGTACAAGCCCTACGACACCAACGTGATCGTGGTCGACCGCGACGACAGCGACCTTTCGCGTGCGCTTACCAAGCATCTGGGTTCGCGTTTTGAGCTGGTCACGGGCATCGGCGACGATACATACGATCTTGCGGACGCGCTCTCCAAGAGCAATAGCGCCAAGGGTAGCGCCGACTGCGTGTTCTTTATCCCGGAGGGGTTTGAGGGTGACCTTGTTGCAGCCGCCCGCGCGGGGGAGTCTCTGCCCAAGCTCGATGTGACCTACGGCGCCGGTACCATGGCGGCAGCGCTTTCGTCTGCCGAGGCCTCGCGCTGGATCTCGCTCGCGGGCGCTGCGGCCGCACTTGAGCCCGCCGCCTCTAACGGTAGCGTCGCCAAGGCTGCCGAGCATGCGGCCGCGAAGCGCGCCAAGGTCGAGATCGAGCAGGTCAAGGTTGACTCGACAGCCGCCGCCACGCTCGAGTCGTATTTCAACTTTGGCGCGTACGCGATTATCTCGTCGGTCATCGTGTCGGTGGGATTGGTGTTCTCGGGCATGAACGAGCCCGAGCGCGTGCGCCGCATGGATGCCGGCCCGGTCTCCGAGCGCCAGCGTTCGCTCGCCGTGTTTGCGGCCGCTGCCGTGCTCACCGTCTGCATTTGGCTCGTGTCGAGCATGATGGGCGTCGTGGGCTTTGCCGGCGCGGTTGCCGAAGTCGGCGTGGGCCGTGTGTGCCTGGCGCTGGCGGCGACGTTTGCCCTGGCGTGCACGCCGCTGGCCGTTGGCTTTGCGCTTTCGAGCCTGGGTGCGCGCGAGGAGTTGCTCAACGGCGTGGGCAACCTGCTCGGCGTGCTCATGACGTTTTTGGGCGGCGCCTGGATGCCCCTGTCGCTGATGGGCCCGGCCGTGCAGACGGTGGCGCATTTTGTGCCGACATATTGGGTGAACGACGCGATCAGCAAGGCACTTGCCTCGGATTTGACGTCCGCCGTGCTGGGGGACATCGCCTGCGACCTGGGCGTCACGGCACTCTTCGCCGTGGCCATCGCCGCCGTAGGCCTCGCCCTCGCACGCACCAAATCCCGCGCCTAGCCACCTAGTCATTGGGTACTCATTGGGGACAGACTTAAATGAGTGGTTTCAGTCATTTAAGTCTGTCCCCAATGAGTACCCAATGACTGGTTTGGAAAAAATCGCGCACGTCGCTTAAAAATAGTTCGCCCAGGTTTACTATTACCCTAGAAAAGTAGCAGAAGGCTAACAACGGGGGATAGCATGGCAACGCGGGAAGCCTATGTCCAGGTCAAAGGGCTCAAGAAACACTACGGCGACGGTGACGCGCGTCTGACGGTACTCGATGGCATCGACACGTCCATCAACCGCGGAGAGGTCTGCGTCATGCTGGGGCCTTCGGGCTCGGGCAAGTCGACATTTCTTAATCTGATCGGCGGCCTGGAGGATGCCGACGCCGGCTCTATTCTGGTGGACGGCTGCGACCTCACGGTGCTCAAGCCTGCCGACCTGGGCGAGTATCGCCGCCGCGAGCTGGGCTTTGTCTTTCAGTTCTACAACCTGGTGCCCGACCTCACCATCAAGGAAAACATCGAGGTCACGGC
Proteins encoded:
- a CDS encoding histidine kinase is translated as MKTPARASDRRRFAAWEECHSCAGGPSTTRGFAYNTRMNRLFDKSIVLACCIAAAMGLAVDARLVAAFCLGIIATSLAEVAQGERTRRVSEAASYAYIIAAVFVPPFVPFAPLALYDIARRVRREHAWIALSIGSVFTFALVADLRADELTARTLLLTTILSVAATLLSLRTAQLEREQQRMRRIRDELQERALALEARNRDLADRQDYEVELATLAERARIAREIHDNVGHQLTRASLQAEALRVIHADEPGVAVDFADVKRTVDEALQLVRTSVHALNDNAVDLSVQLERIVEGARSDGGPQIELEVMTEHAPANVANCFAAVLREALSNTMRHACAHTATVRCMEHPSFYQLIVTDDGVGGVQAIGRGAAEGMGLASMRERIEALGGTFTAGPRAGVGGWRVFATVPKQQGDEDR
- a CDS encoding ABC transporter ATP-binding protein — translated: MTDIVHVENLVKRYDDLIALDHFNLSIAPGEIFGLLGPNGSGKTTSINCILQLLAYDKGTIELFGEPMTPARYDLKRRIGVVPQQVAVFDELTVRENIDYFCSLYVNDRKRRRALVDEAIDFVGLGDFTKFRPGKLSGGLARRLNIACGIAHKPELIFFDEPTVAVDPQSRNAILEGICRLRDEGATVAYTSHYMEEVEQICSRIMIMDGGRVLAQGTNDELKRMIQMGERVTVEVGAVEPVTVKRLRALEHVLSVELSGGELVCTCEASPHNLVDILDTLRAADVALGRVWSEPPTLNDVFLEITGRELRD
- a CDS encoding ABC transporter permease — its product is MFNTIIITVKTLLRRPSTWVWGAIFPIALSTMFMFMFANLSSDGKVDPVPVAVVADEAWDASTFKDVATSLAKEGDDQLLEIHECDDAADANRALKAGEVAGIYTVDDAGTPNLTLLSSYDNSRASSVLTDRSILETVASSYTQNAELMSQIAQDNPAALADPEAVARALSLEGGTRRVSLTRTTPDGTVIYYYALFGLVAMMSAEFAALSVVDLQPNLSGLGARRCVGGLSKTTSLAGIFVGSWLVSFASMAIAIGYVRLVVGVDFGGREGLCLVGGAASALAATGLGLFVGTLPVKGGKASKSGILTGFATTCALFAGLYGEPAMALADDVARACPAECWLNPVKLICDMFNRLYFFEDLGPFAVRAGALVLMALLFVAAATLIFGRSRYEHL
- a CDS encoding ABC transporter permease, whose amino-acid sequence is MSTFKTALRMALAHPFYLLIYTVFISLMGVFIAASVSWNSSQLTEYKPYDTNVIVVDRDDSDLSRALTKHLGSRFELVTGIGDDTYDLADALSKSNSAKGSADCVFFIPEGFEGDLVAAARAGESLPKLDVTYGAGTMAAALSSAEASRWISLAGAAAALEPAASNGSVAKAAEHAAAKRAKVEIEQVKVDSTAAATLESYFNFGAYAIISSVIVSVGLVFSGMNEPERVRRMDAGPVSERQRSLAVFAAAAVLTVCIWLVSSMMGVVGFAGAVAEVGVGRVCLALAATFALACTPLAVGFALSSLGAREELLNGVGNLLGVLMTFLGGAWMPLSLMGPAVQTVAHFVPTYWVNDAISKALASDLTSAVLGDIACDLGVTALFAVAIAAVGLALARTKSRA